The DNA window GCGGAAGGTGTAGCGCTGCTGCCCCTGCTTGGAGTGGcatgtagttttttttgcaaagcTTTGGTTATGATTCGATCAATGGCAAGGAGATGAAGGTATCGCGGGTGTGGCAGCGGGGCAGCAAGGACATGACAGCCATGTCCCCTCCGCGCCAACGGGGCACCGCCAAGAAGCCCATGTGGATAATCGTGCTCTTGTCGCTGGTTTGCGTCGCTCTGATCGGGGCCTATGCGTACCCTCCGCGGCGCTACTCCGCGTGCTACTTCTTCGCTTCGAGCGTCTGTACTCCATTCAAGGACTGGCTCCCTGCTGTGGCCCGACGGGAGCGAACGGATGATGAGATTATCTCATCTGTGGTTATGAGGGATCTCCTTACGATGCCTATGCCTGTATCGAAGAATCCAAAGATCGCCTTGATGTTTTTGACCCCAGGTTCACTGCCCTTTGAGAAACTCTGGGAAAAATTCCTACAGGTGTGGTTCATAAATACCCGTCATGTGACTTCTTTCTGTAATTATAGTGTGTCGATGAATCAACACCttgtttcaaaaatttctTTGCTTGAACTTCTGTGTGCAGGGTCATGAGGGTCGATATTCCATTTATATCCATGCATCACGTGAAAGACCTGTACATTCTAGTTCTTTGTTTGTTGGCCGAGAGATTCGTAGTGAAAAGGTACCAATGTCCAACCCCACTCTTTgtacttgtttgtttcttgCTTTATCTTAACTCATCTGCTTAGTAAGGTGTTGTGAACAATAAGAAATGTCATTATGCATTGACAGTTGTTCCATCTGTTCaccaagaaagaagaaaaaaaggtgtTATTGCCTGGATTAGTTTTTAGTGCCTATAAGTGAAATTACATTTGTAACCAATGATCTGCATACAAGGCAATCTTTTAGGAAGGAAactctattttcttttaataaagaAGTAAACAAATTCAAAAAGAAGACCTGAGCCTGGGTGGCTGGGTTATACCCCACCAACTGAGGTAGGCTTAGTTCCTTCCtttctatttttctcatcTGGCATTTACTTCCAGTGTTTAGGAAACTCCACGTTGACTCTCCTAGTAGTACTCCTTTGTCCTTTGCAGCAAATAAGCAAAAGgactatgttttttcttttgaaatctTGGGCATCAGTAATTcatgttgttgttttttacATCTAACATGATAttctatatttgttttggaGAACTAAAGCATTACAATATCTTTGTACTGCAGGTTGTATGGGGGAGGGTTTCAATGGTTGATGCAGAGAAGAGGCTGTTAGCAAATGCATTAGAAGATGTTGATAATCAAATTTTCGTCTTGCTATCTGAcaggttttttaaaaaaactgtgCCTGCAAAAAATCGTTTTTGTTGAACTATTTtaatattcttttcttttttgtttggcaGCTGTGTTCCGCTGCATACATTTGATtacatttataattatttgatggGAACGAACGTCAGCTTCATTGATTGGTGAGAGCCCTAAACTCATATTTTGATCCTTTTGacaataggaaaaaaaaatctagtacATACAAGGGTAGGGAAGAACTACTTCTAGAGCCTGTAATTCCGATTTAAACAAAGATTTTCATACATTGACGATAACAtcacaaatttaatttcagttgGAAATTTGGTATCCTATTTACAGGAGAAATGACCGGGAATATGGAAATTAGGAATATTTCATTATGTGACCAATGTAGGAGTACCCATGTTACATGATACATCATAAGGATTGTCTAGAAATGTTGATATGTTTTGCATTAAAGATTACAATGCATCAAAAACAGGTCTATGATCACTACCTAATTTTTGATTGCCCAACATGTTTGTTTCATTGTATGCCATCAGCTTCCTTGATCCTGGACCACATGGAAGTGGAAGATATTCTGCGGAAATGTACCCTGAAATAGAACAGAGGGACTTCAGGAAGGGTTACCAGGTACATCTTTTGCAGTACTACTTCAGAATGTTGACTATTCCAAAGACTGTTAGGTGCTTCATATATTCATGGTTTACAGCCATTCAGTTAAGTCAGCGTCTTGAGAAACTAGGGCATTTGTTTGTGAGCCTGATGATCATTCACTTCCATCTTTTTATGCATTGCtgagtttgtttttatttgtattgtaGTGGTTTACTGTAACACGAAGGCATGCTTTACTGATTTTAGCAGACCACCTGTACTACAATAAGTTTGAGCTGTATTGCAAGGTATGTTCCTCAACGTATTGTTAATGGTTGATGCCAGTAGCATGTATACTTCATTTCACGTGTACAGTGTGCAATAACTAAGTTTCCAATG is part of the Oryza brachyantha chromosome 2, ObraRS2, whole genome shotgun sequence genome and encodes:
- the LOC102708028 gene encoding glycosyltransferase BC10-like, encoding MKVSRVWQRGSKDMTAMSPPRQRGTAKKPMWIIVLLSLVCVALIGAYAYPPRRYSACYFFASSVCTPFKDWLPAVARRERTDDEIISSVVMRDLLTMPMPVSKNPKIALMFLTPGSLPFEKLWEKFLQGHEGRYSIYIHASRERPVHSSSLFVGREIRSEKVVWGRVSMVDAEKRLLANALEDVDNQIFVLLSDSCVPLHTFDYIYNYLMGTNVSFIDCFLDPGPHGSGRYSAEMYPEIEQRDFRKGYQWFTVTRRHALLILADHLYYNKFELYCKPAEGRNCIADEHYLPTLFNMVDPGGISNWSVTHVDWSEGKWHPRSYRAADVTSELLKNITAVKDNFHITSDDKKAVTTTPCMWNGTKRPCYLFARKFYPEALNNLLKLFSSYTST